A single window of Aspergillus puulaauensis MK2 DNA, chromosome 5, nearly complete sequence DNA harbors:
- a CDS encoding uncharacterized protein (COG:S;~EggNog:ENOG410Q0BK), which produces MATKSALLSVAAGFVAEVQQMLEESHNSEIQMHVYPNMEPEMSKIAVMSLLRNSVIKSRCLRVNYNSVTKELALVASCNVFNTLFRWIRFEIRSSFLSETLTLEEMGELEVKCGATLAGFTAPYQDSAKAPDVSIRPKRMGFPTIVIQTGWSEALPMLMADKELWITGAPQTTKLVLLVVWKRLVDNKLEAALLAFRPGKPRETYSIFPATGAGSAADDILISRNELFGDAIPANSNPRAIFTLSIARLRNVAEGQIRANGYIPVGP; this is translated from the exons ATGGCGACCAAGTCCGCTTTATTGTCGGTGGCGGCCGGGTTCGTGGCTGAAGTTCAGCAAATGCTGGAAGAGAGCCACAACAGTGAAATTCAGATGCACGTATATCCCAATATGGAGCCCGAAATGAGCAAAATCGCTGTTATGAGTCTACTCAGAAACAGCGTAATCAAATCGCGTTGCCTGAGGGTCAACTATAACTCGGTTACCAAGGAGCTCGCCCTCGTTGCGTCTTGCAACGTCTTTAACACTTTGTTCAGATGGATACGCTTTGAAATTCGGAGCAGCTTTTTATCGGAGACTTTGACCCTCGAGGAAATGGGTGAGCTCGAGGTCAAATGCGGTGCCA CTCTTGCCGGTTTTACAGCACCTTATCAAGATTCAGCCAAAGCGCCCGACGTTTCTATCCGGCCAAAGCGGATGGGATTCCCGACAATCGTGATACAGACGGGGTGGTCAGAAGCACTGCCCATGTTGATGGCAGACAAGGAGCTGTGGATAACTGGCGCCCCCCAAACCACCAAACTAGTTCTCCTTGTCGTGTGGAAGAGGCTCGTCGACAATAAGCTCGAGGCAGCGCTTCTGGCTTTTAGACCCGGAAAACCACGCGAAACATAT TCAATTTTTCCGGCGACTGGGGCTGGCTCTGCGGCCGACGATATCCTAATCTCTCGAAATGAATTGTTTGGAGATGCCATTCCAGCGAACTCGAATCCTCGCGCTATATTCACCTTGAGCATTGCCAGGCTTAGGAATGTTGCTGAAGGACAAATTAGGGCAAATGGGTACATACCCGTGGGCCCGTGA
- the KAR3 gene encoding putative kinesin family protein (KlpA) (COG:Z;~EggNog:ENOG410PGD5;~InterPro:IPR036961,IPR027417,IPR001752,IPR019821;~PFAM:PF00225,PF16796;~go_function: GO:0003777 - microtubule motor activity [Evidence IEA];~go_function: GO:0005524 - ATP binding [Evidence IEA];~go_function: GO:0008017 - microtubule binding [Evidence IEA];~go_process: GO:0007018 - microtubule-based movement [Evidence IEA]), whose amino-acid sequence MENGSPVQSRIQGSRIPGLKEMNPSGTNSRSRLPQPGAIASKPTAVPQSSRTRSTTESARAGAGTPSASKSVNGTTKAHGRANSYASSTLTRSTSAASRSRGPLSSSTMGRPNSSMSTSRRPNGHSIPRPATSLDTHEEENSRRVLGKRGEWDQDAREQNMEYLLSSFVSQLNQHGQASSGLKEAVEVYKLRVGELEDSKKELTERNLELRVEVESIKSRIGAVEDTFKHAQREHEIAMEELISRQRTELETARYDGQRRLDTLNAQHESEINELTRRFEHKLDDEKSNRLREMNQVHSQTALDAQLSQIELDKKVKELASAQDDLQALRTELERERKNTNNLRHNLDTSSANSVTLESTISALKARIEFLESGREEQSEAFERLNQQMMDAAAETNAAKEKLRREETLRRKLHNQVQELKGNIRVFCRVRPTLGIEDASEVAQFTYPDETEDSKEINIIGPEEKSSLGAVTRKNHNFSYDHVFGPASQNSDVFDEISQLVQSALDGYNVCIFCYGQTGSGKTHTMSSLDGMIPRAVHQIYETATGLEEKGWRYKMEGNFVEVYNENLNDLLGRAEELDKKKLEIRHDMQRGKTIITDVTTVELESPEMVESILKRAAANRSVAATKANERSSRSHSVFILKLIGENYITGERSEGTLNLVDLAGSERLSHSGATGERLRETQNINRSLSCLGDVIAALGQGKEGGHIPYRNSKLTYLLQFSLGGNSKTLMFVMVSPLHAHLSETLTSLKFATKVHNTHIGTAKRQTRVRDT is encoded by the exons ATGGAGAACGGAAGCCCG GTACAATCTAGAATACAGGGATCGCGCATCCCTGGGCTCAAGGAGATGAACCCGTCCGGAACGAACTCTCGATCGAGGCTGCCGCAGCCCGGCGCAATTGCGAGCAAACCCACCGCGGTACCGC AATCCTCTCGCACGAGGAGTACCACCGAGAGCGCGAGGGCAGGCGCAGGCACGCCGTCCGCATCGAAATCCGTCAATGGAACGACAAAAGCTCACGGGCGCGCAAACTCCTACGCTTCATCCACCTTGACCCGGTCGACTTCAGCGGCGTCGCGATCTAGAGGTCCGCTTTCCTCGTCAACCATGGGGCGCCCTAATTCCTCCATGAGCACTTCCCGCCGACCGAACGGACACTCAATTCCCCGTCCCGCAACATCTCTGGATACCCATGAGGAAGAAAACTCCCGCAGAGTACTTGGCAAAC GCGGCGAGTGGGATCAAGACGCACGGGAACAGAACATGGAGTATCTCTTGAGCAGTTTCGTCTCTCAATTGAACCAGCATGGCCAAGCGAGCTCGGGTCTCAAGGAGGCAGTCGAGGTGTACAAATTAAGAG TTGGCGAATTGGAAGATTCAAAGAAGGAACTGACCGAGCGAAACCTGGAACTCCGTGTGGAGGTCGAATCTATCAAATCGCGCATCGGAGCGGTAGAGGATACCTTCAAACACGCGCAGCGTGAGCATGAAATTGCAATGGAAGAGCTTATCTCCCGCCAGCGCACCGAACTCGAGACGGCCAGATATGATGGCCAAAGGCGGCTGGACACGCTCAATGCACAGCACGAATCCGAGATTAATGAGCTAACACGCCGTTTTGAGCATAAGTTGGACGACGAGAAGTCCAACCGTCTTCGCGAGATGAACCAGGTTCATTCTCAGACTGCTCTTGATGCGCAACTATCACAGATTGAACTTGACAAGAAAGTGAAGGAACTTGCCTCCGCGCAAGATGACCTCCAAGCTTTGCGAACCGAGCTTGAGCGAGAACGAAAGAATACCAACAACCTCCGACATAACTTGGATACATCCAGCGCCAACAGTGTGACCTTGGAGTCGACCATCAGTGCGCTGAAGGCGCGAATCGAGTTCCTGGAATCCGGAAGGGAGGAGCAATCCGAAGCCTTTGAGCGATTGAACCAGCAGATGATGGATGCTGCGGCTGAAACCAATGCCGCCAAAGAAAAACtcagaagagaagaaacatTAAGGCGGAAATTACACAACCAGGTGCAGGAACTCAAGGGCAACATCCGGGTTTTCTGCCGCGTTCGTCCCACTCTAGGGATCGAAGATGCATCGGAAGTGGCGCAGTTTACCTACCCTGACGAGACGGAAGATTCCAAGGAGATCAATATTATCGGCCCCGAGGAGAAGAGCAGTCTTGGTGCTGTGACGAGAAAGAACCACAATTTCTCGTACGACCACGTGTTTGGCCCAGCATCGCAAAACAGCGACGTATTCGATGAAATCAGCCAGCTTGTGCAGAGCGCACTGGATGGATACAATGTTTGTATATTCTGCTATGGCCAGACCGGCAGTGGCAAGACTCACACCATGTCGTCGTTGGATGGTATGATCCCCAGGGCAGTGCACCAAATTTACGAGACGGCTACAGGCCTCGAGGAAAAGGGCTGGAGATATAAGATGGAAGGCAATTTCGTTGAAGTTTACAACGAGAACCTGAACGATTTACTGGGTAGAGCAGAAGAGCTGGACAAGAAAAAGCTTGAAATCCGCCACGACATGCAGAGGGGGAAAACCATCATCACCGACGTTACCACCGTCGAACTGGAATCTCCCGAGATGGTTGAGTCCATTCTCAAGAGAGCGGCAGCCAATCGCTCAGTAGCTGCTACGAAGGCTAACGAGCGTTCTTCCCGCTCCCACTCGgtcttcatcctcaaacTGATTGGCGAGAACTATATTACCGGCGAACGCAGTGAGGGAACGCTCAATTTGGTGGACTTGGCTGGAAGTGAAAGACTAAGCCACAGTGGTGCGACTGGAGAGAGGCTAAGAGAGACGCAAAACATCAACCGCAGCTTGAGCTGTCTGGGCGATGTGATTGCAGCTCTAGGACAAGGCAAGGAAGGGGGCCACATTCCCTACCGGAACAGCAAG TTGACATATCTTCTTCAATTCTCGCTGGGCGGGAACTCGAAGACGCTGATGTTTGTCATGGTCAGCCCACTGCACGCACACCTGTCCGAAACCCTGACCAGTCTCAAATTCGCTACTAAGGTTCACAACACGCACATTGGGACAGCGAAGCGACAGACCCGTGTTCGTGACACCTAA
- the CRN1 gene encoding coronin (BUSCO:EOG092627F1;~COG:Z;~EggNog:ENOG410PHD5;~InterPro:IPR015505,IPR036322,IPR015943,IPR001680, IPR019775,IPR020472,IPR015048,IPR017986;~PFAM:PF16300,PF00400,PF08953;~go_function: GO:0005515 - protein binding [Evidence IEA]), producing the protein MSGRFVRSSKYRHVFGRPTRKDQCYDNLRVSRNAWDTNLVKVNPRYLSVNWEAGGGGAFAVIPLSERGRLPERIPLFRGHTAVVLDTDWNPFNDDLLASGSDDGRVYLWRVPEGFTVNPDIDSDDIQDIAPVGKLSGHPKKVGHVLFNPAAENILATASGDYTVKIWDIEAGASKLTLNVGDIVQSQSWSANGSLLVTTSRDKKLRVWDVRQERPAHEGPGHTGAKNSRSVWLGERDRFATTGFSKMSDRQLALWDMRSPQLPIDGFKTLDSISGVCMPFWDDGTQCLYLAGRGDGNIRYYELENDKFEYLSEYKSGDPQRGIAFMPKRGVDMHDNEITRAFKTVNDTYIEPISFIVPRRAESFQDDIYPPTIGVTPAMNASEWFSGKEAIPPKISMGSLYDGQGLKEVTGIQDKPTSSLSTESKPEPKPEPKPASPVKKAPEPVSEPTPVAKPAPSMKDQGASMAAMVNKFADDEEPEKVVESSFDEPSKPVERSTRSPGTSSPSVKASPFIQKEDPIKAQSPTTASPTTAERSPAPSSPSTQPTAPSSTTGSVSTDTVQREISAIKDLIAEQTKTIASQAQQVSKLTSEIESLKAQLG; encoded by the exons ATGTCTGGCCGTTTCGTGCGCTCATCCAAGTACC GCCACGTCTTCGGACGACCAACACGAAAG GATCAATGCTATGATAACCTCCGTGTTTCCCGCAATGCCTGGGATACCAACCTTGTGAAG GTCAACCCCCGTTATCTCTCCGTAAACTGGGaagctggtggtggaggtgccTTCGCCGTAATTCCTCTCAGCGAGCGAGGCAGACTCCCGGAGCGGATACCTTTGTTTCGTGGTCACACCGCAGTTGTTCTAGATACGGACTG GAATCCTTTCAACGACGACTTACTCGCTTCCGGATCCGATGATGGCAGA GTCTACCTTTGGCGAGTTCCTGAGGGGTTCACGGTCAACCCCGACATAGATTCCGATGATATTCAAGACATTGCGCCTGTTGGAAAGCTTAGCGGTCACCCGAA AAAGGTAGGCCACGTGCTCTTTAATCCCGCGGCTGAAAACATCCTCGCGACGGCATCCGGAGACTATACAGTGAAGATCTGGGATATTGAGGCTGGCGCATCCAAGCTGACGTTGAACGTGGGCGATATTGTGCAATCGCAATCCTGGAGCGCGAACGGTTCTCTTCTCGTTACTACCTCCCGTGACAAGAAGCTGCGAGTATGGGACGTCCGTCAAGAACGACCTGCGCATGAGGGCCCAGGACACACAGGAGCCAAGAACAGTCGTTCAGTATGGTTGGGAGAACGTGACAGGTTTGCAACCACCGGTTTCTCCAAGATGAGTGACCGCCAGCTGGCTCTTTGGGATATGCGATCCCCCCAACTGCCCATTGATGGCTTCAAGACCCTCGACTCTATCTCTGGTGTGTGCATGCCGTTCTGGGACGACGGTACCCAGTGCCTGTACCTGGCTGGTAGAGG TGACGGTAACATCCGATACTACGAACTAGAGAACGACAAATTTGAGTACCTATCGGAATACAAGTCCGGGGACCCCCAGCGAGGTATTGCCTTCATGCCTAAACGTGGTGTGGACATGCACGACAATGAGATTACCCGCGCGTTCAAGACCGTTAACGATACCTACATCGAGCCGATTTCTTTCATTGTTCCTCGTCGGGCCGAGTCATTCCAGGACGATATTTACCCACCTACCATTGGCGTGACACCTGCAATGAACGCCTCAGAATGGTTCTCCGGAAAGGAGGCCATCCCACCTAAGATATCCATGGGCAGTCTCTACGATGGTCAGGGTTTGAAAGAGGTTACCGGTATTCAGGACAAGCCCACCTCTAGCTTGAGTACCGAATCTAAGCCCGAGCCTAAGCCCGAGCCTAAGCCTGCCTCTCCAGTCAAGAAGGCGCCTGAGCCTGTCTCCGAGCCAACTCCGGTGGCCAAGCCAGCACCATCCATGAAAGACCAGGGTGCATCCATGGCTGCTATGGTGAACAAGTTCGCGGATGACGAGGAGCCCGAAAAAGTGGTGGAGTCAAGCTTCGATGAGCCCTCGAAGCCAGTCGAGCGATCTACTCGTTCCCCCGGAACTTCCTCACCGTCGGTCAAGGCTAGTCCGTTCATTCAAAAGGAAGATCCGATCAAAGCACAGTCCCCTACCACG GCCTCACCTACGACCGCCGAACGCTCCCCTGCACCGAGCAGCCCAAGCACCCAGCCCACAGCACCGTCAAGCACCACCGGATCCGTCTCAACTGACACCGTCCAGCGAGAAATCAGCGCCATCAAGGACCTTATCGCGGAACAAACCAAGACCATCGCATCGCAGGCACAGCAAGTGTCGAAACTCACTTCTGAGATCGAATCTCTCAAGGCTCAGCTGGGCTAG
- a CDS encoding uncharacterized protein (COG:S;~EggNog:ENOG410PVAR;~InterPro:IPR001841,IPR033489,IPR013083;~go_function: GO:0061630 - ubiquitin protein ligase activity [Evidence IEA];~go_process: GO:0006397 - mRNA processing [Evidence IEA];~go_process: GO:0016567 - protein ubiquitination [Evidence IEA]) → MATALQPSGLMDIASSLSQDDIPFKLRCAICNKLAVNAFRLPCCDQAICENCQTSLPDTCPVCAHTPLSSDLCKPNKALRTTLKAFLRTEEKKREKERQESLPATPDAAPSQENAPKQDTQQVSSTTETLADGTTLPNQTEDSYTAQPTDDATPAVTESKAPGAEQEGTDEITQNQLAEQVGPDATNEAHDAEQDEAGEGDTAGDSESAQKTEQETTQDAVPGASFPNAMGFNMSPAMFPNMAWGANPMAQFMGNGMMGFNPMGMAGMGMDPMAASQGMFGGYGMNMNGMSSGMNMGMNFNAGQGVYGGWDGSQNNMWNGGEDKFNPNAFANGMGAQFGDPSGFGGYNMSQPNGVHPQMQQQQFSSQDFQNGYNGPGNYRGRGRGYYSGGRGRGGYSGHMHSNFPHNANAPAQDNASSSMEQDMEPQPEEGAVGAAASEETGKNADEGSNPAADPSSTKDLASEDLNDALNGASLETPHGHPDQVANPDGHQLQGIPTIDSLDQTNSAGGVGVPTHMNQGFGRGGGYMRGGFHGRGSSFGGQQFMPGNTMPPRGPGVEGAPAAPKAMRQGLPNTSFFRQRNFQPAGRPSIPPGRSANASATPHSEAVQEDQHPQSTTRPASRAKSKSRSRTRSSSRSRSNSRRYRQRSRSVENNGVAYDRPRSRHRKSHYGKNDRVAAEDGQRTRSPSVESHRSSRYKEKSTRSHRSRRSHRHSNRSRSTSPARNGDSRDDDRLAPIAGERGGSKSRSRNAEALEGSSNSRRSGKDRSNRREEDRERDREVRRRDRDRERDRGQDRDRDRDRDRDRYREKERERYRERDRPRERERDRKRSRRDRSESAVDSDYHSRKIKRSREDDIRSSVSHRDRPRDSREKAVPTSKPSEPEKDPHTLEREARNRERLLKEQQRREAMQADRDTSKPSRRRDSRQERGGRRLNYKYDDESDDTRAARVEREREASRWN, encoded by the exons ATGGCTACGGCTCTTCAGCCTTCGGGCTTGATGGACATTGCGAG CTCCTTGAGTCAAGATGATATCCCCTTCAAATTGCGCTGCGCCATCTGCAACAAACTGGCTGTAAACGCATTTCGCCTTCCCTGCTGCGATCAGGCAATTTGTGAAAATT GCCAGACATCTCTTCCGGACACATGTCCCGTATGCGCGCATACCCCACTCTCCTCTGACCTCTGCAAACCAAACAAAGCCCTCCGAACAACTCTCAAGGCGTTCCTTCGTACggaagaaaagaagcgcGAGAAAGAGCGACAAGAATCATTACCTGCTACTCCCGACGCTGCACCCTCGCAAGAAAACGCCCCCAAACAAGACACTCAGCAAGTGTCGAGTACTACTGAGACTCTAGCGGACGGAACAACATTGCCGAATCAAACAGAAGATTCATATACAGCGCAGCCTACTGATGATGCAACTCCTGCTGTCACCGAATCCAAAGCGCCCGGCGCGGAACAAGAAGGGACGGACGAGATAACTCAG AATCAACTTGCTGAGCAGGTCGGTCCTGACGCAACGAATGAAGCGCATGATGCAGAGCAGGACGAGGCCGGCGAAGGAGATACCGCCGGCGATAGCGAGTCCGCTCAAAAAACTGAGCAGGAAACAACCCAGGATGCTGTTCCCGGTGCTAGTTTCCCCAACGCCATGGGATTCAATATGAGCCCTGCAATGTTTCCGAACATGGCATGGGGCGCAAATCCTATGGCTCAGTTTATGGGCAACGGGATGATGGGCTTCAACCCTATGG GAATGGCGGGAATGGGCATGGACCCAATGGCCGCGAGTCAGGGCATGTTTGGAGGCTACGGAATGAACATGAATGGCATGAGCAGTGGCATGAATATGGGAATGAATTTCAACGCTGGTCAGGGGGTGTACGGTGGCTGGGACGGCTCTCAAAACAATATGTGGAATGGAGGCGAAGATAAATTCAATCCAAATGCTTTCGCGAATGGTATGGGCGCGCAATTTGGGGATCCCTCTGGATTTGGCGGATATAATATGTCTCAACCCAACGGAGTTCATCCTCAAatgcagcaacagcagtTTTCTAGCCAAGATTTCCAGAATGGCTACAATGGCCCTGGTAATTATCGTGGTCGCGGTCGCGGATATTACTCCGGTGGCCGCGGCCGCGGTGGCTACAGTGGCCATATGCATTCTAATTTCCCCCATAATGCTAACGCACCAGCCCAAGATAATGCATCCTCTAGCATGGAGCAGGACATGGAACCCCAGCCCGAGGAAGGCGCAGTGGGTGCAGCGGCTTCTGAGGAAACAGGGAAGAACGCAGATGAGGGATCAAACCCAGCAGCTGACCCAAGTTCCACAAAAGATTTAGCATCAGAAGATTTGAACGATGCGCTGAATGGTGCTAGTCTGGAAACACCTCATGGACATCCTGACCAAGTCGCAAACCCCGACGGGCATCAGTTACAAGGTATCCCTACAATTGATAGTCTTGATCAAACCAATAGTGCCGGCGGCGTCGGCGTACCTACTCATATGAATCAAGGGTTCGGTAGAGGCGGCGGTTATATGCGTGGAGGCTTCCACGGTCGTGGCAGTAGCTTTGGCGGCCAGCAGTTTATGCCGGGGAATACCATGCCACCGCGAGGGCCGGGTGTTGAAGGCGCTCCAGCTGCACCTAAAGCAATGAGACAGGGGCTCCCTAACACCAGTTTCTTTCGTCAGAGGAACTTCCAACCAGCTGGGCGTCCGTCGATACCACCCGGACGAAGCGCTAATGCGTCCGCGAC GCCACATTCAGAGGCAGTTCAGGAagatcaacatcctcaatcAACAACCCGGCCCGCCTCTAGagcaaaatcaaaatcaagaaGCAGAACGCGGTCTTCCTCTCGCTCCCGCTCGAACAGTCGTCGGTACCGCCAGCGATCTCGTAGTGTTGAGAATAACGGAGTTGCCTATGATCGGCCACGGTCTCGACACAGAAAATCTCATTACGGCAAGAATGACAGGGTTGCAGCAGAAGATGGTCAACGCACCCGATCTCCCTCTGTCGAATCTCACAGGTCATCCCGATACAAGGAGAAATCCACGCGTTCTCATCGGTCCCGTCGGTCCCACCGTCATAGCAATCGCAGCCGGAGCACAAGCCCTGCTCGCAATGGTGATAGCCGAGATGATGACCGCCTCGCACCCATTGCGGGAGAGAGGGGCGGCTCCAAATCTCGAAGTAGAAACGCCGAGGCGCTTGAAGGCTCAAGCAACTCTCGTCGATCTGGAAAGGATCGTTCAAATCGGCGCGAAGAAGACCGAGAAAGAGATAGGGAGGTGCGCCGACGTGACCGCGATCGAGAGCGTGATCGTGGCCAGGACCGTGATCGTGATCGTGATCGTGATCGCGACCGATACCGCGAAAAGGAGAGAGAACGCTACAGAGAGCGAGATCGTCCTCGTGAACGGGAAAGAGATCGAAAGCGGTCTCGACGGGATCGATCTGAATCTGCGGTTGATAGCGACTACCACTCTAGAAAGATCAAACGTAGCCGCGAAGATGATATTCGCAGCTCAGTCAGTCACAGAGATCGTCCGAGGGACTCGAGGGAGAAGGCGGTGCCGACCTCGAAACCATCTGAACCCGAGAAAGACCCCCATACTCTAGAACGTGAAGCCCGCAACCGCGAACGTCTTCTCAAAGAACAGCAACGCCGTGAAGCAATGCAAGCTGATCGGGACACCAGCAAACCCAGCCGCCGCCGAGACAGTCGTCAGGAACGAGGCGGGCGTCGACTTAACTACAAATACGATGATGAAAGTGACGACACCAGGGCCGCAAGAGTAGAAAGAGAACGAGAGGCGAGCCGATGGAATTAA
- a CDS encoding urea carboxylase-associated family protein (COG:S;~EggNog:ENOG410PFJJ;~InterPro:IPR018959;~PFAM:PF09347), giving the protein MTTPRQPPPAYTAPKDSTVHGTTQIHRTISQTASNPSARALESSFTIRPCSAQAWVVPAGHICRLTTPIGPQVGDLNIWNAKNPRERLWAARTRQIHASHVSVGDRLWSNLPYLRPLVTITGDSLAGGQLHEVLDVDGRQKEGKGFGTSRWGGRVHDLLGTRCDPYVNLLMGGEQFDFHCHSNLTRAVLPHGLTELDVHDVLNVFQVTGLDENAKYFMETSPAKPGEYFEFFAEVDVLCALSACPGGDLSNWGWEAKEEAMGATTRPLGVEVYRITETKALEGWKEPESPRYTGLHGLNMPPREDDGSGLVGL; this is encoded by the exons ATGACCACCCCACGCCAGCCTCCACCAGCATACACAGCTCCAAAGGACTCAACCGTCCATGGAACAACCCAGATTCATAGGACTATCTCCCAGACCGcatccaacccctccgcGCGGGCTCTGGAGAGTTCATTTACCATCCGTCCCTGCTCGGCTCAGGCTTGGGTAGTGCCGGCCGGACATATCTGTCGCTTGACGACACCAATTGGACCCCAGGTGGGGGATCTCAATATCTGGAATGCCAAAAACCCTCGCGAGCGATTATGGGCTGCACGCACGCGGCAGATTCATGCCTCGCATGTCTCCGTGGGTGATCGTCTCTGGTCCAACTTGCCATATTTGCGACCCCTTGTGACGATCACCGGCGACTCGCTCGCGGGCGGACAGCTACATGAGGTACTAGACGTTGATGGGAGGcagaaggagggcaagggGTTTGGCACTTCGCGATGGGGAGGGCGCGTCCATGACCTCCTGGGTACCCGCTGCGATCCATATG TCAACCTACTGATGGGAGGAGAGCAATTCGATTTCCATTGCCATTCTAACCTTACTCGTGCTGTGTTACCGCACGGATTGACCGAGCTGGATGTGCACGACGTCCTCAATGTTTTCCAAGTAACGGGCCTGGATGAAAATGCAAAGTACTTTATGGAAACCTCACCGGCGAAACCTGGCGAGTATTTTGAATTCTTCGCCGAGGTCGACGTGCTCTGCGCTTTGTCTGCCTGTCCTGGAG GCGACCTCTCGAACTGGGGCTGGGAagcgaaggaggaggctATGGGTGCTACCACGCGCCCTCTGGGAGTGGAAGTTTATAGGATCACTGAGACCAAAGCTTTGGAGGGGTGGAAAGAGCCTGAAAGTCCTAGGTACACTGGGTTGCATGGGTTGAACATGCCTCCACGCGAAGACGATGGATCCGGCTTGGTTGGGCTttga
- the nctA gene encoding negative cofactor 2 transcription regulator complex subunit BUR6 (COG:K;~EggNog:ENOG410PQQD;~InterPro:IPR009072,IPR027116,IPR003958;~PFAM:PF00808;~go_function: GO:0003712 - transcription coregulator activity [Evidence IEA];~go_function: GO:0046982 - protein heterodimerization activity [Evidence IEA]): MTEQDNSYRPRSPDFSTLQPTIPSQPVYQFPGHLSHRASYDTSPFFTPQYQQPPVAPTRASQQYVPPFADNSYDSEMARRSSRLARSLDVAPVSEPKYMEPISPEELQEPAGPLEPLEPLEPPKVDPAASIEVKTKFPVARIKRIMQADEDVGKVAQVTPIAVSKALELFMISLVTKAAKEAKDRNSKRVTASHLKQAVAKDEVLDFLADIIAKVPDQPTGRKHEDDGSDQNEQPKRKRGGRRPKDDSD; the protein is encoded by the exons ATGACAGAGCAAGACAACTCTTACCGACCCCGTTCTCCCGACTTCTCCACCCTCCAGCCCACCATTCCCTCCCAACCTGTCTACCAATTCCCGGGCCACCTCTCCCACCGCGCTTCCTACGAcacctcgcccttcttcaccccGCAATACCAACAACCCCCAGTCGCGCCGACGAGGGCAAGCCAGCAATACGTCCCTCCATTTGCTGATAACAGTTACGATTCCGAGATGGCCCGCCGATCATCTCGTCTAGCGCGTTCACTTGACGTCGCGCCAGTTTCAGAGCCAAAGTACATGGAGCCCATTTCTCCAGAAGAACTACAAGAGCCCGCGGGGCCCCTAGAGCCTTTAGAGCCCCTGGAGCCTCCGAAGGTAGATCCAGCTGCTAGTATTGAGGTTAAAACCAAATTTCCGGTTGCGCGCATCAAGCGCATCATGCaggccgatgaagatgtAGGCAAGGTCGCGCAGGTAACGCCTATTGCTGTCT CCAAAGCACTCGAGCTTTTCATGATCTCCCTAGTGACAAAAGCCGCCAAAGAGGCCAAAGACCGGAACTCGAAACGCGTAACCGCGTCGCATCTCAAACAAGCCGTTGCGAAGGACGAAGTATTAGATTTCCTGGCAGATATCATCGCTAAGGTCCCAGATCAACCGACCGGGCGGAAGCACGAGGACGATGGAAGCGATCAAAACGAGCAACCGAAACGGAAGCGTGGCGGTCGGCGTCCAAAGGATGATAGCGATTGA